The Cydia amplana chromosome 9, ilCydAmpl1.1, whole genome shotgun sequence genome includes a region encoding these proteins:
- the LOC134651230 gene encoding small ribosomal subunit protein eS24 yields the protein MSEGTATIRTRKFMTNRLLARKQMVCDVLHPGKPTVSKTEIREKLAKMYKVTPDVVFVFGFKTNFGGGKSTGFALIYDTLDLAKKFEPKHRLARHGLYEKKRPTRKQRKERKNRMKKVRGTKKSKVGAAAKK from the exons ATGAGTGAAGGAACCGCGACAATTCGCACCCGCAAGTTCATGACCAACAG GTTGTTGGCGCGGAAGCAGATGGTCTGCGATGTGCTGCACCCTGGCAAGCCTACGGTCAGCAAGACCGAGATCCGTGAGAAACTCGCAAAAATGTACAAGGTGACGCCCGATGTCGTGTTCGTGTTTGGTTTCAAAACGAACTTTGGCGGTGGCAAATCCACAGGCTTCGCGCTGATCTACGACACACTGGACTTGGCTAAGAAGTTCGAGCCCAAGCACAGGCTAGCGCGCCACGGCCTGTACGAGAAGAAGAGGCCCACTCGCAAGCAGCGCAAGGAACGTAAGAACAGGATGAAGAAGGTGCGTGGTACCAAGAAATCCAAGGTCGGTGCTGCCGCCAAGAAGTGA
- the LOC134651269 gene encoding zinc finger protein ZFP2-like encodes MTSIILMQKLLAMKLNKAEFDRIKLQQANIKQKKQKVLSSLKEILENQSSSRTCRLCLRSGGRNMFGEDQDFDLALNIRYILGIEITEDDGKPQHICSDCEHTVRQASRLKQTAETTQWRLQQELEMVADDAASDWSDGPEQHGGYFKASDADVAREWICGKCRTSFNTQEEFTEHEKLPSCRKQANGYVCETCGLEMKSMSRLKRHRLTHSLALPHSCASCPYRARSRHALAVHARAHSGARPARCACGAAFASASNLASHRRTHLPPGFHCPLCARGFKFKAALQNHMASQHSNAKPYSCNICAKAFSTRKMILRHELKAHNRPKMRSGILPTYMRIQEDN; translated from the exons ATGACCAGCATCATTTTAATGCAAAAACTATTAGCCATGAAACTAAACAAGGCAGAATTTGACAGAATTAAACTACAGCAAGCGAATATAAAGCAAAAGAAGCAAAAAGTTCTGAG ttcATTGAAAGAAATTCTAGAGAATCAGTCATCTAGTAGAACATGCAGACTGTGCCTAAGGTCTGGTGGAAGGAATATGTTCGGAGAAGACCAGGACTTTGATCTTGCTCTCAACATTAGATACATCTTAGGAATAGAg ATTACAGAAGACGACGGCAAGCCACAGCACATTTGCAGTGACTGTGAGCACACAGTGCGGCAGGCATCGCGACTCAAGCAGACAGCGGAGACCACACAATGGCGATTGCAACAGGAATTAGAGATGG TGGCTGATGATGCGGCGTCAGACTGGAGCGATGGGCCGGAGCAGCATGGTGGCTACTTTAAGGCGAGCGACGCGGATGTTGCGCGGGAGTGGATCTGTGGAAAGTGTCGTACGTCCTTTAATACGcag GAGGAGTTCACCGAACATGAGAAGCTGCCGTCCTGCAGAAAACAGGCTAATGGCTATGTGTGCGAGACGTGCGGCTTGGAAATGAAATCGATGTCACGGCTCAAAAGACACAG GTTGACCCACAGTCTTGCTCTCCCGCACTCGTGCGCGTCGTGCCCGTACCGCGCGCGCAGCCGGCACGCGCTGGCGGTGCACGCGCGCGCGCACTCGGGCGCGCGGCCGGCGCGCtgcgcgtgcggcgccgcgttcGCCTCCGCCTCCAACCTCGCCTCGCACCGCCGCACGCATCTGCCGCCCGGCTTCCACTGCCCGCTCTGCGCCCGGGGCTTCAAGTTCAAAGCG GCCCTGCAGAACCACATGGCGTCTCAGCACAGCAACGCGAAGCCCTACAGTTGCAATATATGCGCGAAAGCTTTTTCTACAAG GAAAATGATCCTCCGGCACGAGTTGAAAGCGCACAATCGGCCCAAGATGCGCTCCGGAATCCTGCCCACCTACATGCGAATACAAGAAGATAACTGA